A DNA window from Pseudodesulfovibrio thermohalotolerans contains the following coding sequences:
- a CDS encoding PilZ domain-containing protein, with product MGILDSLGKIFSRSGKGGSPAAPDTAGSTADVRIGTKTASPPSATSRNETFHADPVDDAALGFSITIKDGRITKRKAFRVTVRGLAVFIPRLGKTYPVTDISTSGLGFSFEKPRIKTGAKIKMDLLLDGGRVVEGVPCEVVRHERGVVGCIFKDMDRKQEEAVDHLVLEGEKQLAARRVATRGTKN from the coding sequence ATGGGCATTCTGGACTCTCTGGGCAAGATATTCTCCCGATCCGGGAAAGGCGGCTCCCCGGCCGCGCCCGATACTGCCGGGTCCACGGCAGACGTCCGCATAGGCACGAAAACGGCCTCGCCGCCCTCGGCCACGAGCCGAAACGAAACCTTCCACGCCGATCCGGTCGATGATGCCGCCCTCGGTTTCAGCATCACCATAAAAGACGGCCGAATCACCAAGCGCAAAGCGTTCCGCGTCACGGTCAGAGGGCTTGCTGTCTTCATTCCCCGATTGGGCAAGACGTATCCGGTGACCGACATCAGCACGTCCGGCCTAGGCTTCAGCTTTGAAAAACCCAGGATCAAGACCGGAGCGAAGATCAAAATGGATCTGCTTCTGGACGGCGGGCGAGTGGTGGAAGGCGTCCCGTGCGAAGTCGTGCGCCATGAACGCGGCGTTGTCGGCTGCATCTTCAAAGACATGGACCGGAAGCAGGAGGAAGCGGTGGACCACCTCGTCCTGGAAGGCGAAAAGCAGCTCGCCGCCCGACGGGTCGCCACCAGGGGAACGAAGAACTAG